ATATTAAGTGTACAGGATTTGCCCTGTTTATTGTCGCGCCCCGTGTGGGCGCGTGAATTGAAATAAGTCCCCTTGACTTTTAAATAAAAATATGATTGTCGCGCCCCGTGTGGGCGCGTGAATTGAAATATTGCCTACATCAATTATTATGCTGTTGTTGTGGTCGCGCCCCGTGTGGGCGCGTGAATTGAAATAGCGATGTTATGATCTCTATATACAGGTATTCCCGTCGCGCCCCGTGTGGGCGCGTGAATTGAAATAAATTAAGACTGTACAATTCGTTGAGGAGAGTATGTCGCGCCCCGTGTGGGCGCGTGAATTGAAATAGACGGGACAGCAGATAGCCAATGTGCCAGACTTGTCGCGCCCCGTGTGGGCGCGTGAATTGAAATTGCTCTGAATACTCCGTGCTGGCTTAAAGGTGCAGTCGCGCCCCGTGTGGGCGCGTGAATTGAAATTGACAATTATCTACAGATTACGGGAGTTGACGGGTCGCGCCCCGTGTGGGCGCGTGAATTGAAATTCTCAGATACGCTTGAGAAAGGCAAAGAACTTCCGTCGCGCCCCGTGTGGGCGCGTGAATTGAAATTTGACGAAGTAATTGTTGATAAATTTGCTGTTGAAGTCGCGCCCCGTGTGGGCGCGTGAATTGAAATACAAATTTGGCAGAGCTTTAGACTTACATTTGAAGTCGCGCCCCGTGTGGGCGCGTGAATTGAAATCAATCCCTGATTTACAAGGCTCTCTTCCAACTTGTCGCGCCCCGTGTGGGCGCGTGAATTGAAATTAAACCCATCAACGATATCTGTTATAGCTTCCTTCCTATCTTTAGATGTGCTATACTAAATTATTGAAAATTCAATTGATTTAGCGTTTTCTATTTTTAGTAAGCAGGCTTTATTAAATTTCGGAAGTATCTGTAATTTCAACTTCAAAAATGCCGCTCTGCTTCTTTTTATTGCCGGAGGCTTTCATAATTCCACACTCTACATTCCACGCTTCAGTTTGTTGTTTAACAGTTATATAATTGTCTGTAAGCAGCTTATTTTTTCCTGTTTTTACAGCCTTTCTTTTTGTGCCTATGTTTTTATTTAAAAAATCTTTTCTTTTTATAGAATCTATTTCAAATATATCTTTTGACCTGCTTTTTATTTCAATTGTAGGAACTTTGTTTCCAAATGTTGAAGCTTTCGTTTCCTGTCTGTAAGAATATCTGAAAATGTGAAATCTTGCAAACAAAATTTGTTTTACAAAATCGCATGTTTCTTTGTGGTGTTTTTCGGTTTCTCCGGGAAATCCCGTAATGATATCTGTAGTAAGCGCCAAATCAGGTAAAATCCGCATTATTTTACTTACCTTTTTTTCAAACTCCTTTGTTGAATAATTTCTGTTCATTTGTTTTAAAATTTCATCGCTACCGGACTGCAGGGGGACGTGTAGATGACGGCATATTTTTTCTGCATTTGTTTCTATAAGTTCTATGAATTTGTCGTCAATCTCGTTTAATTCTACAGATGAAATCCGTACTCTGAAAGCTAAAGGAATTTTAATGATTTTTTCAAGCAGATCTGAAAGTCCGCCGTCATATTTTCCTGTATGTATTCCGGTCAGAACTATTTCAGAGTATCCGCTTTTTACAAGATTTTTAATTTCCGATAAGACTTCATTTTCGGGTTTGCTCCATAGAGTGCTTCTTACATACGGAACTATACAGTAGCTGCAGAAACTTTTGCAGCCATCCTGTATTTTTAAAAATGCTCTTGAGTGTCTATCAAAACCGGAGACTTTCTGTTTTTGTGGTTCGATAAAAAGTTTTGTTTTATCCTTTATTATTTCAATATCGGGGAAGAGATTTTTGATATCAATATTTTTGTTTTTTACAATACAGCCTGTAAGCATTATTTTGGGTCTGTTTGGCAGTTTTGTCGCTTTTCTTAAAAAATATTCCAACTTTTTATCAGCGTCTGCCGTTACGGTGCAGGAATTAAAAATAATAATATCAGCTTCTTCAGGCTTTTGCGTGCATTCAAAATTATCTTTTCTAAATTTTTCGGAAATGAGCTGCGATTCGTATTGATTTACTTTACAGCCGAAAGTGTGTATATAATACTTTTTCATTTAAGATTTTTAAAAAAATTTAAAATCAAGGTGCTTGTGACAATTGCCGCGGTTTCTACTCGTAAGATGTTGTTTCCGAGTGTTTTTGTCAGGATGGCGAACGATTTCGCAAATTATACTTCTTCATTTTCAAATCCACCTTCCTTCCGGACCTATAAAAAATACTGTAGCTATTATATTTTACTTTTTCTTTAAAAATATTATTTATAAGGGATTTGTTATTTTCGCTTTCGTAAGGATAAAATATTTATGGATTTTTTGTCTGCGGCAGCATTTTTGCAAGCAGTTTTAAAATCCAAAGGCTCATTTATTTTCATAATGTCGTTTCTTTCGCACTGCGAACTTGCGGCAACGGATATCTTTTTATATCGTTCTGACTTATTTTTTGAAAAACTGGTTTTTAGTATTAACAGGTGCGATTTCAGAAACTTCTATTTCGGCATGTTTTTCAATAAGCCATTCAAATTGTCGTCTTTGGGAAGCTTTTACGATAAAATCAGACATTTTATGTAAAGAAGACAAAATATTCTCCATGAGCATAATTACTATTATAACACAATACAAAGATTATCTGAAATGGTAAAAATGGCTGTTTTAAGTGTTAACAAAGTAAGTTGTAAGGAATTTATTTTTTAATTTGATAATGATACACGACTTAAAATAGAATAGCTATGTGAAAAAATAATAATTTATTCTTTTAGATATGTGCATTTATGATTGGACTTTGCATTGGATAAAGACAAGAAACTCAAATTACGTATTATTTGGCATAGCTTTTATGGAAAATTTATTTTCCCCTGTTCCGACGAATATACTGCTTACTCCTTTAGTTATTGCAGAACCTGGAAAATGGTGGCAGAAAGTATTAATATGTACTTTGGGTTCCGTTTGCGGCGTTATATGATAGGCAAGGTTTTTTATAAGACTATTAAACTTGTAAATAGTAAATTTTTATAATTTACGCAATGCTGTGGCAATAATCGGTGAAAAATATGCAGTAAATGCTTTTTAAGTATTTTTACAGGAACATTTGCGACTATTCCTTATTAAAGTGCTAACGATTGCAGCTGGAATATTCAATATATCTATGCTTGTTTTGTTTGTTGCGTCTATGCTTTGAATAGTCGGGCGTTTTTTTATTGTCTCTACTGCTTTAAAGCTGTTTGGCGCAAAAATCTAATATACAATAGAAAAGTATTTTAATATCCTCTCTGCAGTATTGCTATTTTACTTATTACCGGCTTTTTTTTAGAATTAAAGTGTCCTATACATTTCTGTTGACGGTGCGATATCTTTATGGTATAATTATAGGTTGATTGATACGATAAATTTTAAGTTATTAAAACGGGGGTGTGGCAGAGCGGTCTAATGCACCAGACTGTAAATCTGGCGGGCTTGCCCTTCGGTGGTTCAAATCCATCCGCCCCCATACTACTATAAATTTGCGGGAGTAGCACAATGGTAGTGCT
This genomic interval from Candidatus Endomicrobiellum trichonymphae contains the following:
- a CDS encoding 16S rRNA (uracil(1498)-N(3))-methyltransferase; amino-acid sequence: MKSHLLILKTSFSKNKSERYKKISVAASSQCERNDIMKINEPLDFKTACKNAAADKKSINILSLRKRK
- a CDS encoding MiaB/RimO family radical SAM methylthiotransferase; protein product: MKKYYIHTFGCKVNQYESQLISEKFRKDNFECTQKPEEADIIIFNSCTVTADADKKLEYFLRKATKLPNRPKIMLTGCIVKNKNIDIKNLFPDIEIIKDKTKLFIEPQKQKVSGFDRHSRAFLKIQDGCKSFCSYCIVPYVRSTLWSKPENEVLSEIKNLVKSGYSEIVLTGIHTGKYDGGLSDLLEKIIKIPLAFRVRISSVELNEIDDKFIELIETNAEKICRHLHVPLQSGSDEILKQMNRNYSTKEFEKKVSKIMRILPDLALTTDIITGFPGETEKHHKETCDFVKQILFARFHIFRYSYRQETKASTFGNKVPTIEIKSRSKDIFEIDSIKRKDFLNKNIGTKRKAVKTGKNKLLTDNYITVKQQTEAWNVECGIMKASGNKKKQSGIFEVEITDTSEI